A single window of Thalassomonas viridans DNA harbors:
- a CDS encoding M14 family metallopeptidase gives MQITANFDSGNIKVIDATSADNIQLEINKDNQSEFYQWFHFKLHNNDRVEHVIHLTNAGKSAYVEGWDDYNAVASYDREHWFRVPTEFDGEKLTITFTPEYDSVYFAYFAPYSYERHQDLIQSAQMDIDCQMQLLGLTIDGRDMTLLKIGEEGEGKKKIWLTARQHPGETMAEWFMEGFLDRLLDEDDGVARALLEKAVFYVVPNMNPDGSYRGHLRTNAVGANLNREWLEPTMERSPEVYLVREQMLEIGVDMFLDIHGDEALPYNFVAGCEGNPSYSERNKALEEQFKKMLIAITPEFQDEIGYDKDEPGKANMTVATNWVGEQFDCLAFTIEMPFKDNALLPDHIVGWSDERSSLLGRDVLTTIYHVVDDLR, from the coding sequence ATGCAAATAACCGCCAATTTTGACAGTGGTAACATCAAAGTCATCGATGCCACTTCTGCCGATAATATTCAGCTTGAGATCAACAAGGATAACCAGTCTGAGTTTTACCAGTGGTTCCACTTTAAACTTCATAACAACGACAGGGTAGAGCATGTTATTCATTTAACCAATGCCGGTAAATCTGCCTATGTTGAAGGCTGGGACGATTATAATGCCGTCGCTTCATACGACCGCGAGCACTGGTTCAGGGTACCGACCGAGTTTGACGGTGAAAAGCTTACCATTACCTTTACCCCAGAATATGATTCTGTGTATTTTGCCTATTTCGCCCCATACAGTTATGAGCGTCACCAGGATCTGATCCAGAGCGCACAAATGGATATCGATTGCCAGATGCAGCTTCTGGGGCTGACAATAGATGGCCGCGATATGACCTTGCTGAAAATCGGCGAAGAAGGGGAAGGGAAAAAGAAAATCTGGTTAACCGCCAGGCAGCATCCAGGAGAAACCATGGCCGAGTGGTTTATGGAAGGTTTCCTGGACCGCCTGCTTGACGAGGACGACGGCGTTGCCCGTGCCTTATTGGAAAAAGCCGTGTTTTATGTTGTACCCAATATGAACCCGGACGGTAGCTACCGCGGTCACCTGCGCACCAATGCCGTAGGCGCCAACCTGAACCGCGAGTGGTTAGAGCCGACCATGGAACGTAGTCCGGAAGTTTACCTGGTGCGTGAGCAGATGTTGGAAATCGGCGTTGATATGTTCCTGGACATTCACGGCGACGAAGCCCTGCCGTATAACTTTGTTGCCGGTTGTGAAGGCAATCCTTCCTATAGCGAGCGCAATAAAGCCCTGGAAGAGCAATTCAAGAAAATGCTGATTGCCATCACTCCAGAATTTCAGGATGAAATCGGTTATGACAAAGACGAACCGGGCAAGGCCAATATGACGGTCGCGACTAACTGGGTAGGGGAGCAATTCGACTGTTTAGCCTTTACCATCGAAATGCCGTTTAAAGACAATGCCCTTTTGCCTGATCATATTGTTGGCTGGTC
- the serS gene encoding serine--tRNA ligase — protein sequence MLDPKLLRTDLENIATVLAKRGFKLDTEQLSALEEQRKAIQVKTQELQNQRNTRSKSIGQAKARGEDIQPLLAEVSQLGDELEAAKEEQNKVLAEIDAIASAIPNLMHESVPEGDSEDDNVEIKRWGTPREFDFEVKDHVDLGAALDKGLDFESGAKLAGTRFAVMRGQVAKLHRALAQFMLDVHTQEHDYQEMYVPYLVNQDSLYGTGQLPKFGDDLFNTELANKQFSLIPTAEVPLTNLVRDEIVEEGELPIKMAAHSPCFRSEAGSYGRDIRGLIRQHQFDKVEMVQLVKPEESMAALEELTGHAEKILEKLGLPYRTVILCTGDIGFSSTKTYDLEVWLPAQNTYREISSCSNMGDFQARRMQARFRNSETNKPELLHTLNGSGLAVGRTLVAILENYQQADGSVKVPEVLQSYMNGLTQLG from the coding sequence ATGCTAGATCCAAAACTGCTTAGAACAGACTTAGAAAATATCGCCACCGTTTTGGCGAAACGCGGCTTTAAACTCGATACCGAGCAATTGTCCGCTTTAGAAGAACAGCGCAAAGCCATCCAGGTAAAAACCCAGGAATTGCAGAACCAGCGTAATACCCGCTCCAAGTCCATCGGCCAGGCAAAAGCCCGCGGTGAAGATATCCAGCCGTTACTGGCGGAAGTGAGTCAGCTGGGTGACGAACTTGAAGCAGCAAAAGAAGAGCAAAACAAGGTATTGGCAGAAATCGATGCCATTGCATCCGCCATTCCCAACCTGATGCACGAGTCTGTACCGGAAGGGGACAGTGAAGATGACAATGTCGAAATCAAGCGCTGGGGTACGCCGCGCGAGTTTGATTTTGAAGTAAAAGACCATGTCGACCTCGGCGCTGCCCTGGACAAAGGCCTGGACTTTGAAAGCGGCGCTAAACTTGCCGGCACCCGTTTTGCGGTAATGCGCGGCCAGGTGGCTAAATTGCACCGCGCCTTAGCCCAGTTTATGCTGGACGTACATACTCAGGAGCATGACTACCAGGAAATGTACGTGCCTTACCTGGTTAACCAGGACTCTTTATACGGCACCGGCCAGCTGCCTAAGTTCGGTGATGATTTATTTAATACCGAACTGGCCAATAAGCAGTTCTCCCTGATCCCGACCGCAGAAGTCCCGCTGACCAACCTGGTACGCGATGAGATCGTTGAAGAAGGCGAACTGCCGATTAAAATGGCGGCCCACAGCCCGTGTTTCCGCAGTGAAGCCGGTTCATACGGCCGTGATATCCGCGGTCTGATCCGCCAGCACCAGTTTGACAAGGTTGAAATGGTGCAGCTGGTAAAACCCGAAGAGTCTATGGCGGCACTGGAAGAGCTGACCGGCCATGCGGAAAAGATTTTGGAGAAACTGGGCTTACCTTACCGTACCGTGATTTTATGTACCGGTGATATCGGCTTTAGTTCAACCAAAACTTACGATCTGGAAGTTTGGTTGCCGGCACAAAACACCTACCGGGAAATTTCTTCCTGCTCCAACATGGGAGACTTCCAGGCCAGACGTATGCAGGCAAGGTTCCGTAACAGCGAAACCAACAAACCTGAGCTGCTGCATACCTTAAACGGCTCGGGTCTGGCTGTCGGCCGTACCTTAGTGGCTATCCTGGAAAACTACCAGCAGGCTGACGGCAGCGTGAAAGTACCCGAGGTACTGCAGTCTTATATGAATGGTTTAACCCAGCTGGGGTAA
- the ald gene encoding alanine dehydrogenase: MIIGVPKEIKNHEYRVGMVPASVRELINHGHEVIVETNAGIGIGFSDQDYIDAGAKIINQASDVFAQAEMIVKVKEPQAVERAMLREGQVLFTYLHLAPDLPQTEDLIKSKAICIAYETVTDDFGGLPLLAPMSEVAGRMSIQAGAQALEKSNAGRGMLLGGVPGVEPAKVVIIGGGMVGNNAAQMAVGMGADVVVLDRNTNVLRKLDAQFGNKIKAIYSTADALEKHVLAADLVIGGVLIPGAAAPKLVTKEHIKNMKPGSAIVDVAIDQGGCIETSKATTHAEPTYIVDDVVHYCVANMPGAVPRTSTFALNNATLPYILQIANKGHVQALLDNKHLLNGLNVIDGQITCRSVAENLGFDYVDPAVALIN; encoded by the coding sequence ATGATCATTGGTGTACCTAAAGAAATTAAAAATCACGAATATCGCGTAGGCATGGTGCCGGCGAGCGTCCGTGAGTTGATTAATCACGGTCACGAAGTCATTGTTGAGACAAATGCTGGTATAGGTATCGGCTTTAGCGATCAGGACTATATTGACGCCGGCGCGAAAATCATCAACCAGGCCAGCGACGTTTTCGCCCAGGCCGAGATGATAGTAAAAGTCAAAGAGCCTCAGGCAGTAGAGCGTGCCATGTTAAGGGAAGGCCAGGTATTATTCACTTACCTGCACCTGGCCCCGGATCTGCCGCAGACAGAAGACTTAATCAAAAGCAAGGCTATCTGTATCGCCTATGAAACAGTAACCGACGATTTTGGCGGCCTGCCGCTGCTGGCCCCTATGTCTGAAGTTGCCGGCCGCATGTCTATCCAGGCCGGCGCCCAGGCACTGGAAAAGTCCAATGCCGGCCGCGGTATGTTGCTTGGCGGCGTTCCGGGCGTTGAACCGGCCAAGGTTGTTATTATCGGTGGCGGTATGGTAGGTAACAATGCCGCACAAATGGCGGTTGGCATGGGCGCCGATGTTGTTGTCTTAGATCGCAACACCAATGTCCTGCGTAAGTTAGACGCCCAGTTCGGCAATAAGATTAAGGCCATCTATTCTACCGCCGATGCCCTGGAAAAACATGTGCTGGCTGCCGATCTGGTTATTGGCGGCGTGCTTATTCCTGGTGCAGCTGCCCCTAAGCTGGTCACCAAAGAGCATATCAAAAACATGAAGCCGGGCTCTGCTATCGTTGACGTGGCCATCGACCAGGGTGGTTGTATTGAAACTTCAAAAGCCACCACCCATGCCGAGCCGACCTACATTGTTGATGACGTGGTTCACTATTGTGTCGCCAACATGCCAGGCGCTGTGCCCCGTACCTCGACATTTGCCCTGAATAACGCAACCTTGCCTTATATCCTACAAATCGCCAATAAAGGGCATGTGCAGGCATTACTGGATAACAAACACCTGTTAAACGGTCTTAATGTTATCGACGGCCAGATCACCTGCCGCAGCGTTGCTGAAAACCTGGGCTTTGACTATGTCGATCCGGCGGTTGCACTGATCAACTAA
- a CDS encoding replication-associated recombination protein A, translated as MTSANGTLDLGFEENDEFKPLAARLRPKTLEHYVGQQHILAPGMPLRLAIEQGNCHSLIFWGPPGTGKTTLAEIIAGHANADIERVSAVTSGIKEIRQAIDNAKQRAIHQQRRTVLFVDEVHRFNKSQQDAFLPHIEDGTIIFIGATTENPAFELNQAVLSRARVYTLTKLANEELELVLNRALTLEQEKYPIVLGDDARQSLLKRSDGDARRLLNLLENCLEIAVPVPATEDESQGKEITAELIAQVAGSKIALYDKGGDAFYDMISAFHKSVRGSDPDAALYWYARIITGGGDALYVARRLLAIASEDIGNADPRAIQLALNAWDTYHRVGPAEGERAIAQACVYLALAPKSNAVYLAFNQAKALAKQTADLDVPLHLKNATSSITKELGHGAEYRYAHDEEHAFAAGENYFPEVIAGTRLYEPSERGLEIKLKEKRRYLDSLNRQSHDQRYK; from the coding sequence ATGACCAGCGCTAACGGCACTTTAGATCTCGGATTTGAAGAAAATGACGAGTTCAAACCTTTAGCCGCCAGGTTGCGTCCGAAAACCCTGGAGCATTATGTTGGCCAGCAGCATATTCTGGCGCCGGGTATGCCGCTGCGCCTGGCGATAGAGCAGGGTAATTGCCATTCGCTGATTTTCTGGGGGCCGCCGGGCACAGGGAAAACAACTCTGGCGGAAATTATCGCCGGTCACGCCAATGCCGATATCGAACGGGTTTCTGCGGTTACCAGTGGTATCAAGGAAATTCGCCAGGCGATAGATAACGCCAAACAAAGGGCCATTCACCAGCAGCGCCGTACGGTATTGTTTGTTGATGAAGTGCACAGGTTTAATAAAAGCCAGCAGGATGCGTTTTTACCCCATATCGAAGACGGTACCATCATTTTTATCGGCGCCACCACGGAAAACCCCGCGTTTGAGCTGAACCAGGCGGTGTTGTCCCGGGCACGGGTCTACACCCTGACTAAACTGGCAAATGAAGAGCTTGAGCTGGTACTGAACCGGGCATTAACCCTGGAGCAGGAAAAATACCCTATTGTTCTGGGGGATGATGCCAGGCAAAGCCTGTTAAAACGCAGCGACGGCGATGCCAGGCGGCTATTGAACCTGTTGGAAAACTGTCTTGAAATTGCCGTTCCGGTCCCGGCTACGGAGGATGAAAGCCAGGGTAAAGAGATCACCGCCGAGCTTATCGCCCAGGTCGCGGGCAGCAAAATCGCCTTATACGATAAAGGCGGCGATGCCTTCTACGATATGATCAGCGCTTTTCATAAGTCGGTGCGGGGCTCAGATCCCGATGCCGCCCTTTACTGGTATGCCCGCATCATCACCGGTGGTGGCGATGCCTTGTATGTGGCGCGGCGTTTGCTGGCCATCGCCAGTGAAGATATCGGCAATGCCGACCCAAGGGCAATACAGCTTGCCCTCAATGCCTGGGATACCTATCACCGCGTCGGCCCGGCAGAAGGGGAGCGCGCCATTGCCCAGGCCTGTGTTTATCTGGCTCTGGCGCCGAAAAGCAATGCCGTTTACCTGGCCTTTAACCAGGCCAAGGCGCTGGCAAAACAAACGGCGGACCTGGACGTGCCGCTGCATTTAAAAAATGCCACCAGCAGCATCACCAAAGAGCTGGGGCACGGCGCGGAATACCGTTATGCCCACGACGAGGAGCATGCTTTTGCCGCCGGCGAAAATTATTTTCCCGAAGTTATCGCCGGAACCCGGTTATATGAACCCAGCGAACGCGGCCTGGAAATCAAGCTTAAAGAAAAACGCCGCTATCTGGATTCCCTCAACAGGCAAAGTCATGACCAGCGCTATAAGTAA
- a CDS encoding TlpA disulfide reductase family protein, which translates to MLRSLAIQFVVFFVIFQGASMFRESSMLSTSTDLTEQAPVLPTLMDETISLKSQGKKTVLYFFAPWCTICHASISNLQSIYQDNEDLDVIAVALDYANQEEIAEFSAEHRLDFPIALGNEQVKTQFKVQGYPSYYVIDEQNMITAKSMGYSSELGLYLRAL; encoded by the coding sequence GTGTTGCGTAGTCTCGCCATTCAATTTGTGGTTTTTTTTGTGATCTTCCAGGGCGCTTCCATGTTCAGGGAAAGCAGTATGCTGTCCACCTCGACCGATTTAACCGAACAAGCACCGGTATTACCTACCTTGATGGATGAAACCATCAGCTTAAAGTCCCAGGGCAAAAAAACCGTGCTGTATTTCTTCGCCCCCTGGTGCACCATTTGTCATGCCAGTATCAGCAACCTGCAGAGCATTTATCAGGATAATGAAGATCTGGATGTTATCGCGGTAGCCCTGGATTATGCCAATCAGGAGGAAATCGCCGAGTTCAGCGCCGAACACAGGCTGGACTTTCCCATAGCCTTGGGTAACGAGCAGGTTAAAACCCAGTTTAAGGTACAGGGTTATCCCAGCTATTATGTTATTGACGAGCAGAATATGATCACCGCCAAGTCCATGGGTTACTCTTCCGAGCTGGGGCTGTACTTAAGGGCGCTTTAG
- the lolA gene encoding outer membrane lipoprotein chaperone LolA, with translation MKLNKTNLVKHLALAAGLSLPLTSALAHVDGHKDIGAKPVSKAYQTAVDTAPADKLKQEAEQAKLALLAKLDNIKHFSAQFSQQVFDADGNLLQNGAGNLVVGKPDLVYWQTTEPDESLIVSDGETLWFYDPFVEQATAYGLANAIANTPILLLTSQDKSIWQNYRISKVNDTTFAVHALDSNSQVKTLELNFDRDKLTGFVIVDASGQLSRFALTGSDFATAPKKEQFQFTLPPGAYLDDQR, from the coding sequence ATGAAATTGAATAAAACAAATTTAGTAAAACACCTGGCCCTGGCCGCCGGTTTGTCTTTGCCGCTTACCTCGGCACTGGCCCATGTTGACGGTCATAAGGATATCGGCGCTAAGCCAGTCTCCAAGGCATATCAAACGGCTGTTGACACCGCACCGGCTGACAAGTTGAAACAGGAAGCTGAGCAGGCGAAGTTGGCATTGTTGGCTAAGCTGGATAACATCAAACATTTCAGCGCACAATTTTCCCAGCAGGTGTTTGATGCCGATGGCAATCTGCTGCAAAATGGCGCCGGCAATCTGGTGGTAGGCAAGCCTGATTTAGTGTACTGGCAAACCACAGAGCCGGATGAGTCGCTGATCGTATCCGACGGCGAAACCCTGTGGTTTTATGATCCTTTCGTTGAGCAGGCAACCGCGTATGGCCTGGCAAATGCCATTGCCAATACCCCGATTTTACTGTTAACCAGCCAGGATAAGTCCATATGGCAAAACTACCGTATCAGTAAAGTTAATGATACTACCTTTGCCGTTCACGCCCTGGACAGCAACAGCCAGGTGAAAACCCTGGAGCTGAACTTTGACCGGGATAAGCTCACCGGCTTTGTTATTGTCGACGCCAGCGGCCAGCTCAGTCGTTTTGCCCTTACCGGCAGTGATTTTGCCACGGCGCCGAAAAAGGAGCAGTTTCAATTTACCTTACCCCCAGGCGCCTATTTAGATGACCAGCGCTAA
- the crcB gene encoding fluoride efflux transporter CrcB, whose translation MTSAISNTSLYLFVALGGACGASLRFFISQLVLNWLGKGFPFATLLVNISGSFIMGLLYGLIEQGILEVSVYRTLIGIGFLGAFTTFSTFSLDSLLLIQQGEVLKAMVNILLNVGLCILAAALGMFIVTNN comes from the coding sequence ATGACCAGCGCTATAAGTAATACCAGTTTATACCTGTTTGTTGCCCTCGGTGGTGCCTGTGGCGCCAGTCTGCGCTTTTTTATTTCGCAATTAGTGCTAAATTGGCTCGGAAAAGGATTCCCTTTTGCCACTTTGCTGGTTAATATTTCCGGCTCCTTTATTATGGGATTATTATACGGGCTAATTGAACAAGGTATTTTAGAAGTTTCTGTTTACAGAACCCTGATTGGCATAGGGTTTTTAGGGGCATTCACCACCTTTTCAACATTTTCTCTCGACTCTTTGCTGTTGATCCAGCAAGGAGAAGTATTAAAAGCCATGGTAAATATTTTACTCAATGTCGGTTTATGCATCTTAGCCGCCGCATTGGGAATGTTTATCGTTACTAACAATTAA
- the lrp gene encoding leucine-responsive transcriptional regulator Lrp, with the protein MSEVKAKKLDRIDRNILFELQRDGRLSNIELSRRVGLSPTPCLERVKRLENENYITGYRATLNPHKLDAALLVIVEITLTKTSPDVFDDFSKAVHELDVIQECHLVSGNFDFLLKTRVKDMLAYRELLGDTLLKLPAVSESRTYVVMEEVKSANLIAIKR; encoded by the coding sequence ATGAGTGAAGTTAAAGCAAAAAAACTTGACCGCATCGACCGCAATATTTTATTTGAACTGCAAAGGGATGGCCGTTTATCGAACATAGAACTGTCCAGAAGGGTAGGGCTGAGCCCGACGCCTTGCCTGGAAAGGGTAAAGCGTCTTGAAAATGAAAACTATATTACCGGCTATAGGGCGACCCTGAATCCCCACAAACTCGATGCCGCTTTGCTGGTTATCGTTGAGATCACCTTAACCAAAACCAGTCCGGATGTGTTTGATGACTTTTCCAAAGCCGTGCATGAACTTGATGTTATCCAGGAATGTCACCTGGTTTCGGGGAATTTTGATTTTTTATTAAAAACCCGGGTAAAAGACATGTTGGCATACCGGGAATTACTCGGTGATACCTTGTTAAAGCTGCCTGCGGTGAGCGAAAGCCGGACTTATGTGGTGATGGAAGAGGTGAAATCGGCGAATCTGATCGCAATTAAACGTTAA
- a CDS encoding DNA translocase FtsK, producing MYTMLALVSFDPADPGWAQTGYQTPVRNLGGAVGAYLSDLLLNLFGWIAFTLPIVIAITGWLLFQKFHRLMQLDYLTLGLKCIGFFMLYIGITSLASMNFDDVFYFSAGGILGDVLSNSFMPYFSFIGSTLIFLMLACAGFVLLTGFSWLQAVDAIGKYTIAGAVYLFELPAKLKEQFSSSPENVANKSDAGALSEQPTLVDDNGQSDSEAVDFQAQELPEPAADINFDEESDALPQVNIPIELDDVPFTYNGEDEPQEPYVNIDELMNGPLEMNVQQHVDDEEITAAFEPVEKIDLPQALVDEESPQFPPVSEVLAQAAENKASTGLNKYEGMPSIELLDRPDKAENPINQEELDQVSRLVEAKLLDFGIQVQVVSVFPGPVITRFELDLAPGVKVSKISNLSKDLARALSAISVRVVEVIPGKSVIGLELPNKFREIVRLSEVIACDAFTNSASPLTMVLGKDIAGDPIVVDLGKMPHLLVAGTTGSGKSVGVNTMIVSLLYKSTPEDVRLIMIDPKMLELSVYEGIPHLLAEVVTDMKEAANALRWCVGEMERRYKLMSAVGVRNLKGYNQKILKAIEDGQPLVDPLWKPGDSMETMPPKLEKLPSIVVIVDEFADMMMIVGKKVEELIARIAQKARAAGIHLVLATQRPSVDVITGLIKANIPTRMAFQVSSRIDSRTILDQQGAEQLLGQGDMLYLPPGTGVPTRVHGAFVDDHEVHAVVKDWQSRGEPNYLDEILSGDTEQEVLLPGEQSEGEDSELDALYDEALAFVTETRRVSISSVQRKFRIGYNRAARIVEEMEMQGVVSTPGHNGAREVLAPPPVKNTVDEIE from the coding sequence ATGTATACCATGCTGGCATTGGTCAGCTTTGACCCGGCCGATCCCGGCTGGGCGCAAACCGGCTACCAGACTCCGGTACGGAATCTTGGCGGCGCGGTCGGTGCTTACCTGTCCGATCTCCTGCTTAACCTTTTTGGCTGGATAGCCTTTACCTTGCCTATAGTTATCGCCATCACCGGCTGGTTGCTCTTTCAAAAGTTCCACCGCCTGATGCAACTGGATTACTTAACCTTAGGACTGAAATGCATCGGCTTTTTTATGCTATATATCGGCATCACTTCCCTTGCCAGCATGAATTTTGATGACGTTTTTTATTTTTCTGCCGGCGGTATCCTGGGGGATGTCTTAAGTAACAGCTTTATGCCTTACTTTTCTTTTATCGGCAGTACATTGATTTTTTTAATGCTTGCCTGTGCCGGTTTTGTGTTGTTAACCGGTTTTTCCTGGCTCCAGGCGGTTGATGCCATAGGCAAGTATACCATCGCCGGCGCCGTATACTTATTTGAATTGCCGGCAAAGCTTAAGGAGCAGTTTTCTTCCTCTCCGGAAAACGTCGCTAACAAGAGCGATGCGGGTGCACTTAGCGAGCAGCCGACTTTAGTCGATGATAACGGTCAAAGCGACAGCGAAGCCGTCGACTTTCAGGCACAAGAGCTGCCGGAGCCGGCAGCAGATATTAATTTTGATGAAGAAAGCGATGCTTTGCCCCAGGTAAATATTCCCATCGAACTCGATGATGTGCCTTTTACCTATAATGGCGAAGACGAGCCGCAGGAACCTTATGTCAATATCGATGAGCTGATGAACGGTCCGCTGGAAATGAACGTCCAGCAGCATGTGGACGATGAAGAAATTACTGCGGCCTTTGAACCGGTTGAAAAAATCGATCTGCCCCAGGCTTTGGTGGATGAAGAGTCGCCGCAGTTTCCGCCGGTATCGGAAGTGCTGGCACAAGCGGCTGAGAATAAGGCATCCACAGGTTTAAACAAGTATGAAGGCATGCCTTCTATCGAGCTGCTGGATCGTCCGGATAAGGCAGAAAACCCCATCAATCAGGAAGAGCTGGATCAGGTCAGCCGCCTGGTGGAAGCAAAACTGCTGGACTTTGGCATCCAGGTACAGGTGGTCTCGGTATTCCCTGGACCTGTCATCACCCGGTTTGAGCTGGATCTGGCCCCCGGGGTAAAAGTCAGTAAAATCTCCAACCTTTCCAAAGATTTGGCACGGGCGCTTTCGGCCATCAGTGTCCGTGTAGTTGAAGTGATCCCCGGCAAATCGGTTATCGGGCTGGAATTGCCGAATAAATTCCGGGAAATTGTCCGCTTAAGCGAAGTAATTGCCTGTGACGCCTTTACCAACTCCGCATCGCCGCTGACTATGGTGCTGGGTAAAGATATTGCCGGTGACCCTATCGTGGTTGATTTGGGTAAAATGCCGCACCTGCTGGTTGCAGGTACCACAGGCTCGGGTAAGTCGGTGGGGGTTAATACCATGATCGTCAGCCTGCTTTATAAATCGACGCCGGAAGATGTCCGCCTGATCATGATAGACCCGAAAATGCTGGAATTGTCCGTGTATGAAGGCATTCCCCATCTGCTGGCGGAAGTGGTTACCGATATGAAGGAAGCGGCCAATGCGCTGCGCTGGTGTGTCGGGGAAATGGAGCGCCGCTACAAGCTGATGTCGGCTGTCGGGGTGCGTAACCTTAAAGGTTATAACCAGAAAATATTAAAAGCCATAGAAGATGGCCAGCCTCTGGTGGACCCCCTGTGGAAGCCGGGGGATAGCATGGAAACCATGCCACCGAAGCTGGAAAAACTCCCCAGTATCGTAGTGATAGTCGACGAATTTGCCGACATGATGATGATAGTGGGTAAAAAAGTTGAAGAGCTTATTGCCCGTATTGCGCAAAAAGCCAGGGCGGCCGGTATCCATTTGGTGTTGGCGACCCAGCGTCCGTCGGTTGATGTTATCACCGGCCTGATCAAGGCCAATATTCCTACCCGTATGGCGTTCCAGGTATCCTCGCGTATCGACTCCAGAACAATTTTGGATCAGCAGGGGGCGGAGCAATTGCTGGGGCAGGGGGACATGTTGTACCTGCCGCCGGGAACCGGAGTGCCTACCCGGGTACACGGCGCTTTTGTCGACGATCATGAAGTGCATGCGGTGGTGAAAGACTGGCAGTCCCGTGGCGAGCCGAATTATCTTGATGAAATCCTCTCCGGCGATACCGAGCAGGAAGTCTTGTTGCCGGGTGAGCAAAGCGAAGGGGAAGACTCGGAACTAGATGCCTTATACGACGAAGCCCTGGCCTTTGTCACCGAAACCCGCAGGGTATCAATCTCCAGCGTCCAGCGTAAATTCCGTATCGGTTATAACCGCGCGGCGCGTATTGTCGAAGAAATGGAAATGCAGGGGGTTGTCTCTACCCCGGGCCATAACGGTGCCAGGGAAGTACTGGCGCCACCACCAGTTAAGAATACGGTTGATGAAATTGAATAA
- the trxB gene encoding thioredoxin-disulfide reductase, which translates to MSEARHCPLLILGSGPAGYTAAVYAARANLNPVMITGMQQGGQLTTTTEVENWPGDADDLTGPLLMERMQKHAEKFDTEIIFDHINKVDFKERPFKLKGDSGEYTCDALIIATGASAQYLGLPSEEAFMGRGVSACATCDGFFYRGQKVAVVGGGNTAVEEALYLANIASEVHLIHRRDTFRSEKILTKRLMDKVENGNIVLHLDRTLDEVLGDNMGVTGVRLKDTKSDATEEFDVTGVFIAIGHKPNTDIFKDQLDMKDGYLTIESGTNGNATQTSIEGIFAAGDVADHIYRQAITSAGAGCMAALDAERYLDAKNATANK; encoded by the coding sequence ATGAGCGAAGCAAGACATTGCCCTTTATTGATTTTGGGCTCTGGCCCTGCAGGTTATACCGCAGCAGTCTATGCCGCACGGGCAAATTTAAATCCGGTAATGATCACCGGCATGCAGCAAGGCGGACAATTAACCACCACGACTGAAGTGGAAAACTGGCCCGGTGATGCTGATGATTTGACCGGACCACTTTTAATGGAGCGCATGCAAAAACATGCCGAAAAATTTGATACCGAGATCATTTTTGATCATATCAATAAAGTCGACTTCAAAGAGCGTCCTTTTAAGTTAAAAGGCGACTCCGGCGAATATACCTGTGATGCCTTAATTATCGCCACAGGTGCTTCTGCGCAGTACCTGGGTCTGCCTTCTGAAGAAGCCTTTATGGGCCGCGGCGTTTCTGCCTGCGCCACCTGTGACGGCTTTTTCTACCGCGGACAAAAGGTCGCCGTTGTCGGCGGTGGCAATACCGCCGTTGAAGAAGCCCTTTATCTGGCCAATATTGCTTCCGAGGTGCATTTAATTCACCGTCGTGACACCTTCCGCTCTGAAAAAATCCTCACCAAGCGATTGATGGATAAAGTGGAAAACGGCAATATCGTGCTTCATCTGGACCGTACCCTGGACGAAGTATTAGGCGATAACATGGGCGTTACCGGTGTCCGTTTAAAAGACACTAAATCCGATGCCACCGAAGAATTTGATGTCACCGGTGTTTTTATTGCTATCGGCCATAAACCCAATACCGATATCTTTAAAGATCAGCTGGACATGAAAGACGGTTACCTGACCATAGAAAGCGGTACTAACGGTAACGCCACCCAAACCAGTATCGAAGGTATCTTCGCTGCCGGCGATGTTGCTGATCACATCTATCGCCAGGCGATCACCTCTGCCGGTGCCGGTTGCATGGCAGCGCTTGATGCCGAGCGTTACCTGGATGCGAAAAACGCGACCGCCAATAAATAA